ACGGCCACTGGCGCGCGCTGTTCGACGTGCTCGGCTGTCCCGAGGCGATGGACGATCCCCGTTTCGCCACGTTGTCGGCCCGGTCGCGCAATTTCCACGATCTCTACGGCTTCATCGGCGAGCGGACCGGCGCTTTCAGCTCGGATTATCTCATCGAGAACCTGCAGAGCCGCGACGTGCCCTGCGGCCGCGTCAAGCGCCTGGCCGACATGTTCGAGGACCCGTATCTCACCGAAACGAACTTCTTCCAGCACATCGAGCATCCCACGCTCGGCAAGATCCTCACTACCGCCATCCCGACCTATCTCTCCGAAACGCCCGGTAGCATTCGCACGCCGCCGCCGGAGCTGGGCGAGCATACCGCCGACATTCTCGGCAAGCTCGGCTACAGCGCCGACCAGATCGCCAAAATGGCCGCCGCTTAGTGCCACCAACCCGATAGTAAGACATGACCGTAACGACTTTGCCGGACAACGATATTGAAATTCCCGAACTCGCCATCAAAGCCGGCGATGTGTTTCTCGGGCCATCCAAGACACTGACAGACACCCATTTCACGCTGTTTTCGGCGATCACCAATGACATGCATCCGATCCATTACGATCTGGAATATGCGCGGGCCACCCAGTTCGGCCGGCCGCTGGCGCATGGCCTGCTGCTCAATGGCCTGACCGCGCTCGGCGCCACCGCCGCGGTGGGGCTGATCCATGGTTTCGTCATCGTCGAGCAGGGCTCGCGCTTCCTGGCCCCGGCCATGGTCGGCGATACGCTGCAGCCCAAGCTCACCATCGAGCGCATCTGGCGCGATGGCGCCCGGATATTCTGCCGGATCAGGACCGAGCTGACCAACCAGCGCGAGGAAACCGTGCTGGAAGGCTTTCACCTCTATCGCGTGTTCGACACGCCCGCAGTGCCATGAGCGGATCACCCGAAGAAATTCTCGGTCCGCATGGCTGGACCGACAAATTGACCTATGTGCCCGCCGTGCGGGTGGGCGACATGGTGCATATCTCGGGCACGACGGCCACCGATGCGCAGCATCAACTGGTGGCGCCGGGCGATATCGTCGGCCAGACACGCCGCATCTTCGAGAAATTCGAAGAGCTGCTGCAGAGCCTGGGCGCGAGCTGCAAGGATATCGTCGCCACCACCGACTATTACGTTACGGCCGAGAACTATCCCGGCACCGCCGCGGTGCGCCGGGAATTCCTCGGCAGCCGGCGGCCCATTTCAACCGGCGTGCAGGTGGCGGGACTGTTGCGCCCCGGCGCGCTCATCGAAATATCGGCCATTGCCCATGTGCCGCCCCGGCCCGCGCCCAGGCCGGCCGTCTCTGCCAGTCGCCAGCTCTACGCCATCATCCGCTTCGACCGGCCCGATGCGCCGGCGGACCTGCGGGCGCGGCTCGAGGTCGAGCATCGCCAATATGTCGCGAGCCTCGCGCCGGCGGTAAAGGGCGGCGGGCCGCTGGTCGCCGATGACGGCACGACCCCGATCGGCGGCATGATGCTGATCGAAGCGGCCAGCCGGACCGAAATCGAAGCCCTTGT
This sequence is a window from Devosia ginsengisoli. Protein-coding genes within it:
- a CDS encoding MaoC family dehydratase, with the protein product MTVTTLPDNDIEIPELAIKAGDVFLGPSKTLTDTHFTLFSAITNDMHPIHYDLEYARATQFGRPLAHGLLLNGLTALGATAAVGLIHGFVIVEQGSRFLAPAMVGDTLQPKLTIERIWRDGARIFCRIRTELTNQREETVLEGFHLYRVFDTPAVP
- a CDS encoding Rid family hydrolase, which gives rise to MSGSPEEILGPHGWTDKLTYVPAVRVGDMVHISGTTATDAQHQLVAPGDIVGQTRRIFEKFEELLQSLGASCKDIVATTDYYVTAENYPGTAAVRREFLGSRRPISTGVQVAGLLRPGALIEISAIAHVPPRPAPRPAVSASRQLYAIIRFDRPDAPADLRARLEVEHRQYVASLAPAVKGGGPLVADDGTTPIGGMMLIEAASRTEIEALVASDPYQRGGLFAEPQILAWNRIRSAPQAG